Sequence from the Pedobacter sp. D749 genome:
GCCTAGCAGATTTTCGTAGGAAAAAGCACAAAAAACTTTGCAGTTTCACCAATACTTCCACAGACCAAGGCAGTGTTTAAGCGAGTGTGGTGGCAATGAGGTTAGGACAGAGCCTATAGACTGCCGCAATTGAGATTTTTGTAGTTTTTTACAAGAAAGGATGCAAGCCTTGATCTTTTGTTTCTTTTCTATCAAGAGAAAAGAAAGAGCCCATCGGCGGCGGTGAGCCGAGGCAAGGTTGTGCATGGGGAAAAGATTGCTAATTCTTTTCTTGCGGTAAAGAAAACTAAAGCAAAATAAACGTTACAGCTGGCAATCTCTATCTAAAATTTGTACTTTCAGCAGATATAACTAAACCTAATGAAATACCTTTTCTCCACTGCCCTTCTTTGCACCACTTTATTTACCAATGCACAAGATAAATTTGGCGATGTTTTTGCCAAAATCAATACTGATGTACAACAAAACTCAAGAGCTTATCAAACCTTAAAATATGAAACCGAAACCATCGGTCACCGTTTAACGGGCTCTGCAAATGGAGCAAAAGCAGAGCAATATGCCTTCGATTTATTAAAATCTTATGGCTGCGAGGTAAAATTTCAGCCTTTTGAAGTGGAAAGCTGGGCAAGAAAAACGATCAATGTAGAAATTGGTGCTGATAAAAATAGTCTGACCAAAATGAAGGCCGTTACACTGGCGCATTCGCCAGTAAGTGCGGATGTTACAGGTGAAATTGTAGACGCTGGTAACGGATTGGAAGCAGATTATCAGGCCAGTCCTGAAAAATTTAAAGGTAAAATTGCTTTGATTTATCTGGGGGTGTTACCAGGCTCTCCTGCAGGAACGAAATCATTACACCGCTCAGAAAAAACTGCTATTGCCACAAAATATGGTGCCATTGGTGTAATTATTATCAATACGGTAAAAGATGGCGTGCTTTTAACCGGAACCGCTTCGGTAACGGGTAAATTGATTCCAATACCTGCAGTTTGTATCGGTTTGGAAGATGGAATGGCTTTGAAAGAGAAAATTAAATCGCAGCCACAAACAGCGCATATTGCCATGACGAACTTTTCGGGTTTGATTAAAGCCCGCAATGTAGTGGCTACCTTTAAAGGAACTGAATTGCCAAAAGATAAAATTATAGTTGGTGGGCATTTGGATAGCTGGGATTTGGCAACTGGTGCTATCGATAATGGAATCGGCTCTTTCGCGATTATGGATATGGCAAGGACTTTTAAAAAACTGAATTTAAAAACCAAACGTACGGTAGAGTTTGTATTATTTATGGGTGAGGAGCAAGGTTTGTTGGGTTCTAAAGCTTATATCGATCAGGCTAAAAAAGACGGAACCTTAAACCAGGTGAAGTTTATGCTGAACTACGATATGACCAACGATCCGAAAGGTTTCTCTACTTCACGTGCTGAAATGAAAGACCTTTTTACATCCTGGGGAGCTGATATTGTAAAGATTGATACAGGCTTTAAAAACCTGTTTAATGCTGGTGCAGGTTTACACAGCGATCATCAGCCATTTATGTTAGCAGGTATTCCTACCGGAGGTGGTTTCGGAGGTAAATTGCCAAATAATTCCGGACCATTTTACCATTCCGATGGCGATAGCTTTAAACTGGTTGATGAGCAGGAACTTAAAAATACGGTACGCTACAGTGCCATGTTAACTTATGCATTAGCCAATACACCAAAAATCCCGGTAGGTGTTCAAGGCGAAGAAGAGCTAAGGGCTTTTTTAGAATCTCAGAACTTAAAGGAGCCTTTGAGTATTGCTGGTGAGTGGAGATGGAAGTAATGATTGGATAGATTCGCTTCGCGGGTGATTACACAGATTTAGGGATTACACCGATTAGATCAATCCGTCATTTCGACCGTAGTGGAGAAATCTATTTAATTAGTTTTTAAATAGCTAATTCAATACAGATGTAAATTGGAGCATCAATTACCCGCTAATATAGCTTTCCAATTGCGAAATGGTCTGTTTCTGATCAGCAATAATAAACTTTACCACATCGCCGATGGAAACCATTCCTTTTACTTCGTCGTTTTCTACAACTGGTAAATGGCGGATGTGTTTATCCGTCATCAATTCCATACAATGATCAATACTGTCGCTAAACTTGATGGTAATGGGCTTAGCTGTCATGGCTTCTTTGATCAGGGTATCTTTTGATGATTTCCCTTGCAGGATGATTTTTCGGGCATAATCCCGTTCCGTAAAAATACCATGAAGTTGCTGGTCTTCCATCACCAATACGGCGCTGATATTTTTTTCTGTCATTACTTTTAAGGCATCCAGAACAGAAATATTCTCTGATACGGAGATAATGATGACCTGTTTAGTGTCCAGCAAGTGTTTTACGCTTTTCATAAAGTTTAATTTGGTTATAACAATTTAAGAAATAATTAGCTGGATATCAAAGTTTTATTTTGATGTTTTGGGGGTTTTAAAAGAAGTCAAGTTTTTAATATGCACCTTGCCATGCCAAACTTGACTTCTTTAGGAGCATATACCGCGGGACCTGATTAATCTAAACCTGACAGGAATGACAGCCTCCGTCCCGATTTTACATCGGGATTCATCGGAGCTATAATGTATGGCAGGGCCGAAGCTGAGCTAAGAATTACAGGACTTGCTTTCCAAAATAATAAATAAGACATGAAGTTTTCAAATTGGGTATAAAGAATCGCATCACTATTTTACAATCCTCAAACCAGCTTGCTCTTTTAATTATTTGGCTTTCACAAAGGGATGCCGTAACTTTGCATCACATTTAAAAACAAATAATTATGTCATCAGTAGAGACAACCTATATCCCTTACAAAGTTAAGGACATTTCACTGGCAGAATGGGGCCGTAAAGAAATCGGATTAGCCGAAGCAGAAATGCCAGGTTTAATGAGTTTACGTAAAGAATTCGGTCCAACACAACCGTTAAAAGGTGCGCGTATTGCAGGTTGTCTGCACATGACCATCCAAACGGCTGTATTAATCGAAACATTAGTGGCCCTTGGTGCTGAAGTTACCTGGTCATCTTGCAATATTTTCTCCACACAAGATCACGCTGCGGCTGCAATTGCTGCTGCGGGTATTCAGGTTTATGCCTGGAAAGGTTTAAACGAAGAAGAATTCGACTGGTGTATTGAGCAAACTTTACACTTCGGTCCGGAACAACAACCATTAAACATGATTTTGGATGATGGTGGCGATTTAACCAATATGGTTTTTGATAAATACCCTGAGTTGATTGCAGCAATTAAAGGTTTATCAGAAGAAACGACAACTGGTGTTCACCGTTTATACGAAAGAATGAAAAACGGAACATTGCACTTACCTGCAATTAACGTTAACGATTCGGTTACTAAATCTAAATTCGATAACAAATACGGTTGTCGTGAATCATTGGTTGATGCGATCCGTCGTGCTACTGACGTAATGATGGCTGGTAAAGTAGCTGTTGTTTGTGGTTATGGCGATGTGGGTAAAGGTTCAGCAGAATCGTTAAGCTCACAAGGTGTACGTGTTATTGTAACTGAAATTGACCCAATCTGTGCTTTACAGGCTGCAATGGAAGGTTACGAAGTTAAAAAATTAGCTACAGCGATTAAAGAAGCTGATATCGTGGTAACTACTACAGGTAACTGTGATATCGTTCGCGAGCAACATTTCAGGGCATTAAAAGATAAAGCGATTGTTTGTAACATCGGTCACTTCGATAACGAAATCGATATGGCCTGGTTAAACGGTGCTTATGGCGATACCAAAGTTGAAATTAAACCTCAGGTTGATAAATATACCATTGATGGTAAAGACGTAATCGTTCTTGCTGAAGGTCGTTTGGTTAACTTAGGTTGTGCAACTGGTCACCCAAGTTTTGTAATGAGTAACTCGTTTACCAACCAAACTTTGGCTCAGTTAGAGCTTTGGACAAACACTGGTGCTTACGAAAACAAAGTATATACTTTGCCTAAACATTTAGACGAAAAAGTTGCCCGTTTACACTTAGAAAAAATCGGTGTAGAATTAGATGTTTTGGATCAACACCAAGCTGATTATATCGGCGTACCGGTTGAAGGTCCTTTCAAGGCAGATACATACAGGTATTAGTCCTGAGTCTTCAGTATAAAGTCTGAAGTCGATATTACGAAGAGGGATGTGCAGATTTGCATATCCCTTTTTTTATTCCCCTCTCCCAGAGGGGTGCCTGTAAGGCGGGGTGTTTTTAGGTGTTTTTTTGAAAACGTACGTTTAGTGCTCTTGGCAGGCATCAGTCCTGCTATTCATTCCAATCTTTTTGTTGTTCTTCGACTACGCTCAGAATGACAACAAAAAGGATTTTCATTTCTATCAGGTTTATTTTACAAAGTGTGTGGTTCTTTTAACGCTAAAATCCTAAATTTAACAAAACTAAAATAATGAAAAAGTTAATATTTGCCGTTTTACTTGGTGTATTTTCAGTTGCTGTAAATGCCCAAACCACACCTCAAAAAACTGTGGCTGCAAAAGTGGTAACCAAACAAGTGGTCGATATTGCCTGTGGCGAATGTCAGTTTAAAATGAAAGGTAAAGATTGCGAATTGTCAGTTAAAATTGATGGCAAACCTTATTTTGTAGATGGTAAAGGCATTGATGATTTTGGCGATGCCCATGGTAAACATGGTTTTTGCAATGCGGTAAGTAAAGCAGAAGTTACCGGCGAAATCGTAAACAACCGCTTTAAAGCAAAAGAAATAAAGTTATTGCCAGTTAAAAAATAGTGGGTTTACCGCAAAGAAAGCAAAGTTTTCCGCAAAGGGCCGCTAAGTTTGATTTAAAAACGGTCTGAACCCAACCTTGTGTTCTTTGTGCGTTTGTGGTCAATTTATTGTGCGATCTTTGTGAACTCTGCGCCTTTCTTAGCGTCCTTTGCGGTTAAAAATGAGATAAATTATTCAAATTCCTTTTCCAAACCCTCTCTCAAATCGAAAAGCAACCATTGTTTATTCTTCACATCAGCTTGTTTCGTTTTTAGCAACTGGATAAAATCTTTTACACCAATTTCTTCATTCCCGTTGCCATGGATCAGTACAATGCTGCCTGCATTAGGTTGCTGTCCTTTGGCCAGCCAGGCATCGCTTCCAATAGGGATTAATCCATAAGCTTCAATTTTTCCGACTATTGCCTTGTCTGATACCAATCCCGGAAAACGGAAAAATACCGAAGGGGTTAAGCCGTTTTTTAACATTAATTTTTCGTTTTCCAGTACTTCTACATCTAAATTGGTTCCAGGAGCCAACAGAAAATTTTCGGCTAATGGCAGTTTATTTACCTGATGGTTATAAGTATGGTTTACCCAGGTAATATTCAATTCTTTTTTCTCTACTAAACTTTTTAACCAATTCAGGTCATCCTGATGTTTTAGCATCCATTTACCTGAAACGGAAACCGCAAGCGGGGCGGGCAGCTCTATCTTTTTAAATTCGTAGAAAACTGATTGGAAGATAATCCGGTCTAAAGCCTTATGCGAAGGACAAAGATCGATCGTTAAGGTAATTCCCTTTTCGTTCGGAATGGCATGGTCGATCCCCGCATTTTGAAGCTGTAAATCTTTAGCTGCTGCGGCTTCTATTGATTTTATATAAGCCGTATTTTTAAAAATCGCTAATACATTTTGGAACTTTAAGCTGCTTGTGGCATAATTACTGGCCAGATCTACTTTAGTATCTAAAGTTTCAGGATTCACCAGCAATAGATATTTATGGTTATTTGCCGAAAAACTTCTAAGTGCAATCAACTTCTCATTAGTACGTGTTGCCAGAGCATAACTTACCTTGTAGCGTTTAATGTCTTCAAAATTTTGCGCAAAAATTTGAATGCAGAAAAAGCAGCTGCAAAAAATAGTGATGAGCAAACGTTTAGATAATTTCATATTTCCTTATTTAAAATCTTTCTAATTTAACGCAAATCCGTTATCTTTACAAACATCGCCATGAACAAAGAAAAAGCAAAATTATGGTTTAAGCGGGTGGGGCTGGTTGGGTTTTTATTCTTCCTGATTAAAGGATTAATATGGCTTGTTGTGATATATTTTGTTGGTAAAAATGTTTCTTAGGTGGTTTATTGAGTTGTGCGAATTGCATAGATCCTGCAGCAATCATTCTATTTTTTTCTTAGTGTCCTTCATCCCTTAATGGTGATATTTTTTTATCATTAAGAAGTTAAGGTGAGTTCTCCTGCATCATTAAACTTAAATGCTCTCAGGTGACTAAGGTGGTCAAAATAATAACGAAGCTTAATTCATTCGAATTTCTTTAATGCCCTTAATGGTGAAAACCTACCTAAAAGTAAATAACATATTCGCCAAAAAATTCCAAACAAAAACAATTACAATCGCAAAAAACTTCGCCACATAAAAGTTGGTTCCGTTTTTCCTTTGATGGAATAGGTAAATGATGAAGGTGTTTAAACCCAAGCCGATTAAACTCACCACTAAAAATTTACTGAATTCAGTTGCCCAATGGGTGTTGGTACTTTCGAATGTCCATATCCGGTTAATGAGATAATTATTGGTTACGGCTAAAGTAAAACCAATGGCATTAGCAATGTATTTATTGATCTTGATTTTCTCTTTGCACAGCCATGTCGCGCCGAAATCTATCGCCATCCCGAGGAAACCCGTTAATCCAAATTTTAAGATGCGGAAGAATAAATCCATGTTAATGTATTTTAACCAGATAAAAATGTTCTAAAACCTGTGGACGTGTTTTGGCATTTAAAAATTTACCCGTCAGTTTCGTAGTATGAAAGTATTCAAACGATTTTAAAATTTCAGCATTGTACTCGCTTTTTAGTTTTGCTAATTCCTGTTCCGGAATGTATATCACTAAATCTTTTAGATGCTTTGATTTGTCGAGATCACTATAATTATGCAGATATTTTACTTCTCCCGGGG
This genomic interval carries:
- a CDS encoding M20/M25/M40 family metallo-hydrolase, with protein sequence MKYLFSTALLCTTLFTNAQDKFGDVFAKINTDVQQNSRAYQTLKYETETIGHRLTGSANGAKAEQYAFDLLKSYGCEVKFQPFEVESWARKTINVEIGADKNSLTKMKAVTLAHSPVSADVTGEIVDAGNGLEADYQASPEKFKGKIALIYLGVLPGSPAGTKSLHRSEKTAIATKYGAIGVIIINTVKDGVLLTGTASVTGKLIPIPAVCIGLEDGMALKEKIKSQPQTAHIAMTNFSGLIKARNVVATFKGTELPKDKIIVGGHLDSWDLATGAIDNGIGSFAIMDMARTFKKLNLKTKRTVEFVLFMGEEQGLLGSKAYIDQAKKDGTLNQVKFMLNYDMTNDPKGFSTSRAEMKDLFTSWGADIVKIDTGFKNLFNAGAGLHSDHQPFMLAGIPTGGGFGGKLPNNSGPFYHSDGDSFKLVDEQELKNTVRYSAMLTYALANTPKIPVGVQGEEELRAFLESQNLKEPLSIAGEWRWK
- a CDS encoding CBS domain-containing protein; the protein is MKSVKHLLDTKQVIIISVSENISVLDALKVMTEKNISAVLVMEDQQLHGIFTERDYARKIILQGKSSKDTLIKEAMTAKPITIKFSDSIDHCMELMTDKHIRHLPVVENDEVKGMVSIGDVVKFIIADQKQTISQLESYISG
- the ahcY gene encoding adenosylhomocysteinase; the encoded protein is MSSVETTYIPYKVKDISLAEWGRKEIGLAEAEMPGLMSLRKEFGPTQPLKGARIAGCLHMTIQTAVLIETLVALGAEVTWSSCNIFSTQDHAAAAIAAAGIQVYAWKGLNEEEFDWCIEQTLHFGPEQQPLNMILDDGGDLTNMVFDKYPELIAAIKGLSEETTTGVHRLYERMKNGTLHLPAINVNDSVTKSKFDNKYGCRESLVDAIRRATDVMMAGKVAVVCGYGDVGKGSAESLSSQGVRVIVTEIDPICALQAAMEGYEVKKLATAIKEADIVVTTTGNCDIVREQHFRALKDKAIVCNIGHFDNEIDMAWLNGAYGDTKVEIKPQVDKYTIDGKDVIVLAEGRLVNLGCATGHPSFVMSNSFTNQTLAQLELWTNTGAYENKVYTLPKHLDEKVARLHLEKIGVELDVLDQHQADYIGVPVEGPFKADTYRY
- a CDS encoding DUF6370 family protein, yielding MKKLIFAVLLGVFSVAVNAQTTPQKTVAAKVVTKQVVDIACGECQFKMKGKDCELSVKIDGKPYFVDGKGIDDFGDAHGKHGFCNAVSKAEVTGEIVNNRFKAKEIKLLPVKK
- a CDS encoding polysaccharide deacetylase gives rise to the protein MKLSKRLLITIFCSCFFCIQIFAQNFEDIKRYKVSYALATRTNEKLIALRSFSANNHKYLLLVNPETLDTKVDLASNYATSSLKFQNVLAIFKNTAYIKSIEAAAAKDLQLQNAGIDHAIPNEKGITLTIDLCPSHKALDRIIFQSVFYEFKKIELPAPLAVSVSGKWMLKHQDDLNWLKSLVEKKELNITWVNHTYNHQVNKLPLAENFLLAPGTNLDVEVLENEKLMLKNGLTPSVFFRFPGLVSDKAIVGKIEAYGLIPIGSDAWLAKGQQPNAGSIVLIHGNGNEEIGVKDFIQLLKTKQADVKNKQWLLFDLREGLEKEFE
- a CDS encoding GtrA family protein, yielding MDLFFRILKFGLTGFLGMAIDFGATWLCKEKIKINKYIANAIGFTLAVTNNYLINRIWTFESTNTHWATEFSKFLVVSLIGLGLNTFIIYLFHQRKNGTNFYVAKFFAIVIVFVWNFLANMLFTFR